In one Zalophus californianus isolate mZalCal1 chromosome 10, mZalCal1.pri.v2, whole genome shotgun sequence genomic region, the following are encoded:
- the FOXL3 gene encoding forkhead box L3 — MFDSSQYPYNCFNYDADDYPAGSSDEEKRLTRPAYSYIALIAMAIQQSPSGRVTLSGIYDFIMRKFPYYRANQRAWQNSIRHNLSLNSCFVKVPRTEGHEKGKGNYWTFAGGCESLLDLFENGNYRRRRRRPGPKRDGAGEARAGGAEGPPGPPEPAPHRQPPGPVSRAATGKEEPRGIKFSIDYILSSPDPFPGLKYPYGPQEGRNSRLETQQMNLHLWTV; from the exons ATGTTTGACAGCTCACAGTATCCCTACAATTGCTTCAATTACGACGCCGACGACTACCCAGCCGGCAGCTCGGATGAGGAGAAGCGGCTCACGCGGCCGGCGTACAG CTACATCGCGCTGATCGCCATGGCCATTCAGCAGAGCCCCTCGGGCAGGGTGACCCTGTCCGGCATCTACGACTTCATCATGCGCAAGTTCCCCTACTACCGAGCCAACCAGCGCGCCTGGCAGAACTCCATCCGCCACAACCTGTCCCTCAACAGCTGCTTTGTCAAG gTGCCTCGGACGGAAGGCCACGAGAAGGGCAAGGGCAACTACTGGACGTTCGCGGGCGGCTGCGAGTCGCTGCTGGACCTCTTCGAGAATGGCAACTACCGGCGGCGGCGCCGGCGCCCTGGCCCCAAGCGGGACGGGGCGGGGGAGGCGCGGGCGGGGGGCGCAGAGGGGCCTCCGGGGCCGCCTGAGCCAGCCCCTCACCGCCAGCCCCCGGGCCCTGTTAGCCGCGCTGCCACGGGGAAGGAGGAGCCCAGGGGCATCAAGTTCAGCATTGACTACATCCTGTCCTCGCCCGACCCTTTTCCAGGGCTCAAGTATCCCTACGGCCCCCAGGAGGGCAGAAACTCCCGGCTGGAAACCCAGCAAATGAACCTCCACCTTTGGACAGTATGA